Proteins encoded together in one Candidatus Nitrosocaldus cavascurensis window:
- a CDS encoding AsnC family transcriptional regulator, producing MQVQQLDAVDREILNIIQWEFPLVARPFLAIGERLGISEEEVIARIRRLKDEQIIREIDAIFDTRRLKYKSALVAMSVEQSRIEHVAEAVNRHPGVSHNYERDDPNYNLWFTIAVPPYGNVKREVERFAALEGVRRYMILPTIKLYKIGVRLDMSDDDATDIKPLENNADTGTRSTAIATNVNFEPDEVDKMFIRELQKDIEVVSEPFSEPARRLGISVEDYLARAKYYESIGVMRRFAAILRHRNAGFIANGMIVWIVPEARIDEVGTLLASFPQVTHCYRRPTYPDWPYNLYSMVHARSREVCEGIAMEFAARVGISDYRILFSTREFKKERVRYFIEDS from the coding sequence ATGCAAGTACAACAACTAGATGCAGTAGATAGGGAGATACTTAACATCATACAATGGGAGTTCCCTCTAGTTGCAAGACCGTTCCTTGCTATAGGTGAGAGACTTGGTATAAGTGAGGAGGAGGTCATTGCAAGGATAAGGAGGCTCAAGGATGAGCAGATCATAAGGGAGATAGATGCTATATTCGATACTAGGAGGTTGAAGTACAAGAGTGCTCTAGTAGCGATGAGTGTAGAGCAGTCAAGGATAGAGCATGTAGCAGAAGCAGTGAATAGACATCCTGGTGTCAGCCATAACTACGAGAGGGATGATCCAAACTACAATCTGTGGTTCACGATAGCAGTACCTCCATATGGCAACGTTAAGCGTGAGGTTGAGAGGTTTGCTGCACTTGAAGGGGTGAGGAGGTACATGATACTCCCTACCATCAAGTTGTACAAGATAGGTGTAAGGCTTGATATGAGTGATGATGATGCAACAGATATCAAGCCTCTAGAGAATAATGCTGATACAGGTACAAGATCCACAGCAATAGCAACAAATGTTAACTTTGAGCCGGATGAGGTGGATAAGATGTTCATAAGAGAGTTGCAGAAGGATATAGAGGTGGTGAGTGAACCGTTCAGTGAACCTGCAAGGAGGCTTGGCATAAGTGTTGAGGATTATCTTGCTAGAGCAAAGTACTATGAGAGTATAGGTGTTATGCGTAGATTTGCAGCGATACTTAGGCATAGGAATGCTGGGTTTATAGCAAATGGGATGATTGTATGGATAGTGCCAGAGGCAAGGATAGATGAGGTTGGTACACTCCTTGCATCATTCCCTCAAGTTACACACTGCTATAGAAGACCAACTTATCCAGACTGGCCATACAACCTCTACAGCATGGTACATGCAAGGAGTAGAGAGGTATGTGAGGGTATAGCAATGGAGTTTGCAGCACGCGTTGGCATAAGCGATTACAGGATACTCTTCTCAACCAGAGAGTTCAAGAAGGAGAGGGTTAGATACTTCATAGAGGATTCTTAA
- the cobA gene encoding uroporphyrinogen-III C-methyltransferase — protein MGSNGKSDGNYDSNSHNNSSNSSNNDGNGNGNGNGKVYIVGAGPGDPGLLTIKALKVIEQADVVLYDRLVSDGVLGFIPEHVEKVYVGREVGDDTTHQDTTNMLMLKYAREGKKVVRLKGGDPFIFGRGGEEAEFLVEHGIEFEIVPGITSAIAAPAYAGIPLTHRAYSSSLAIITGHEATKDKHGIDIAGIAKVVDTLVVLMGISNLKDIVDTLLSNGIAEDTPIAIVEYGTVKDKQRVTISTLKNIVEYARDVRPPAVIVIGRTVDLAEKLRWYKGCKYRSFR, from the coding sequence ATGGGTAGCAATGGTAAGAGTGATGGTAACTACGATAGCAATAGCCATAACAATAGTAGTAATAGTAGCAATAACGATGGTAATGGCAATGGTAATGGTAATGGCAAGGTATACATAGTTGGCGCTGGTCCAGGGGATCCAGGATTATTAACCATCAAAGCCTTGAAGGTTATAGAGCAGGCAGATGTGGTGCTTTATGATAGGCTTGTTAGTGATGGAGTACTTGGATTTATACCTGAGCATGTTGAGAAGGTTTACGTTGGCAGAGAGGTTGGGGATGATACCACCCATCAAGATACCACCAATATGCTCATGCTCAAGTATGCTAGAGAAGGTAAGAAGGTTGTTAGGCTTAAGGGAGGAGATCCATTCATATTTGGAAGGGGAGGGGAGGAGGCAGAGTTTCTAGTAGAGCATGGTATAGAGTTTGAGATAGTGCCAGGTATAACATCTGCAATAGCTGCACCAGCATATGCAGGTATACCCCTAACCCATAGAGCATATTCATCCTCTCTAGCAATAATCACTGGGCATGAGGCTACCAAGGATAAGCATGGTATTGATATAGCAGGTATAGCAAAGGTAGTAGATACTCTTGTAGTGCTTATGGGTATATCAAACCTCAAGGATATTGTAGATACTCTATTGAGCAATGGTATTGCTGAGGATACACCAATTGCTATAGTAGAGTATGGTACTGTTAAAGATAAGCAGAGGGTTACCATATCAACGCTCAAGAACATAGTTGAGTATGCAAGGGATGTTAGACCCCCTGCTGTAATAGTTATAGGTAGAACTGTGGATCTTGCAGAGAAGTTAAGATGGTACAAGGGATGCAAGTATAGATCGTTCAGGTGA
- a CDS encoding aldo/keto reductase: MRYRRLGKSNILVSEIGFGAWTIALDWWGKQMDDDYAIRMLKRAYDLGINFFDTADIYGKGRSERLIARAFKDMAMDEVIISTKFGYDIYSSIEQIGHGELPQRFDAKYVKFALEKSLERLERSYVDVYNLHNPKMYAIMHDPLFLALEQLRAEGRIRHYGVALGPAIGWKDEGIYAMERRNVTALQTVYNILEQEPARQFFPYARANDVGILVRVPDASGVLTGKLTVNTQLDKNDHRAFRKRAWIEEASKRLDMLKPIAEARGWSIRELAIKFILSEQCVSSVLPTVTSIEELEAYATISDGKYLNSDELNVINEMYDKDFVLLQSIQ; encoded by the coding sequence ATGAGGTATAGAAGGCTTGGGAAGAGCAACATACTAGTCTCTGAGATAGGCTTTGGTGCATGGACTATAGCATTGGATTGGTGGGGCAAGCAGATGGATGATGATTATGCTATAAGGATGCTCAAGCGTGCATATGATCTTGGCATAAACTTCTTTGATACAGCAGATATATATGGGAAGGGGAGGAGTGAGAGGCTTATAGCAAGGGCATTCAAGGATATGGCAATGGATGAGGTTATCATATCAACAAAGTTTGGCTATGATATATACTCTAGTATAGAGCAGATAGGGCATGGTGAGTTGCCACAGAGGTTCGATGCTAAATATGTTAAATTTGCTTTAGAGAAGAGTTTAGAGCGGTTGGAGAGGAGTTACGTTGATGTCTACAACCTCCATAACCCAAAGATGTATGCCATAATGCATGATCCACTCTTCCTAGCATTGGAGCAGTTGAGAGCAGAGGGAAGGATAAGACACTATGGTGTTGCTTTAGGTCCAGCAATAGGATGGAAGGATGAAGGTATATATGCTATGGAGAGGAGGAATGTTACCGCTCTACAGACAGTATATAACATACTGGAGCAGGAGCCAGCAAGGCAGTTCTTCCCATATGCTAGAGCAAACGATGTTGGTATACTGGTTAGGGTACCAGATGCCTCTGGAGTGCTTACAGGCAAACTAACGGTTAATACACAGTTGGATAAGAACGATCATAGAGCATTCAGGAAGAGGGCATGGATAGAGGAGGCTAGCAAGAGGCTTGATATGCTAAAGCCTATAGCAGAGGCTAGGGGATGGAGCATAAGAGAACTCGCTATAAAGTTCATCCTCTCAGAGCAGTGTGTATCATCAGTGCTACCAACAGTAACCAGCATAGAGGAGTTAGAGGCATATGCAACAATCTCAGATGGTAAGTATCTGAATAGTGATGAGTTGAATGTAATAAATGAGATGTATGATAAGGACTTTGTACTACTGCAGAGCATCCAATAA
- the sufB gene encoding Fe-S cluster assembly protein SufB, which yields MASQDVIRDYSKYDFKDPVDMYVYISRKGLSRETIEEISRIKNEPEWMLKFRLNAYEMFLKMPMPRWGGDLSKVDFDNIYYYAKPTDRKGRSWDDVPENIRKTFERLGIPEAERKFLAGVGAQYESETVYHKLREDLEKKGVIFCDTDTALKEHEDIFRKHFAKVVPPNDNKFAALNSAVWSGGSFVYIPEGVEVDMPLNAYFRINAQNMGQFERTLIIAEPYSKVHYIEGCTAPIYSTESLHCAVVEVIAKKGATVRYTTLQNWSNDVYNLVTKRAYAYEDAVVEWVDANIGSKLTMKYPSVYLLGKNARADLLSVAFAGKGQHQDTGAKAVHLAPNTTSKIISKSVSKDGGRTSYRGLLHVAKGATNVKSTVRCDALLIDEISRTDTYPYIEVNEDDATITHEASVGKIGEDQIFYIMSRGYTEQEALSLIVSGFLEVFTKELPMEYAVEFNRLIKMEMEGAVG from the coding sequence ATGGCAAGCCAGGATGTTATAAGGGATTACAGCAAGTACGACTTTAAGGACCCTGTTGATATGTATGTTTACATAAGCAGGAAGGGTCTATCAAGGGAGACCATAGAGGAGATAAGCAGGATAAAGAATGAGCCTGAGTGGATGCTCAAGTTTAGGCTCAATGCATATGAGATGTTCCTGAAGATGCCCATGCCAAGATGGGGAGGAGATCTCAGCAAGGTTGACTTTGATAACATCTACTACTATGCAAAGCCAACCGACAGGAAGGGTAGGAGTTGGGATGACGTGCCAGAGAATATAAGGAAGACTTTTGAGCGCCTAGGCATACCAGAGGCTGAGCGAAAGTTCCTTGCTGGGGTTGGTGCACAGTACGAGTCAGAGACAGTATACCATAAGTTGAGGGAGGATCTTGAGAAGAAGGGCGTCATCTTCTGTGACACAGATACAGCACTGAAGGAGCATGAGGATATATTCAGGAAGCACTTTGCAAAGGTTGTACCTCCAAACGATAACAAGTTTGCTGCACTTAACAGTGCTGTATGGAGCGGGGGCTCATTCGTATACATACCTGAGGGTGTAGAGGTTGATATGCCACTTAATGCCTACTTTAGGATAAATGCACAGAACATGGGTCAGTTCGAGCGTACACTGATAATAGCAGAGCCATACAGCAAGGTACACTATATAGAGGGATGCACAGCACCTATCTACTCAACAGAGTCATTGCATTGTGCTGTTGTAGAGGTTATAGCAAAGAAGGGTGCAACTGTACGTTATACAACGCTCCAGAACTGGAGCAATGATGTCTACAATCTAGTAACGAAGAGGGCATATGCATATGAGGATGCTGTGGTTGAGTGGGTTGATGCAAATATAGGTAGCAAGTTAACTATGAAGTACCCATCTGTATATCTGCTAGGAAAGAATGCTAGGGCAGATCTGTTGAGCGTTGCTTTTGCTGGCAAGGGTCAGCACCAGGATACTGGGGCAAAGGCTGTACACCTTGCACCAAACACAACCTCAAAGATAATCTCAAAGTCAGTTAGCAAGGATGGAGGTAGAACATCCTACAGAGGGTTGCTGCACGTTGCAAAGGGAGCAACCAATGTAAAGTCAACTGTGCGATGTGATGCCCTGCTTATAGATGAGATATCTAGAACCGATACATATCCATACATAGAGGTTAATGAGGATGATGCAACAATAACCCATGAGGCTAGTGTAGGAAAGATAGGCGAAGATCAGATCTTCTACATAATGAGTAGAGGCTATACTGAGCAGGAGGCGTTGAGCCTAATAGTCTCAGGCTTCCTAGAGGTATTCACAAAGGAGTTACCAATGGAGTATGCTGTTGAGTTCAATAGGCTAATAAAGATGGAGATGGAGGGTGCTGTAGGTTAA
- the hemB gene encoding porphobilinogen synthase has product MTSSIAFPSSRLRRLRRSSVIRSMLMESRINLDSLVYPVFVQEGIEDKEPIQSMPGLSRLPLSMLNHEVRHLIELGVRAVLLFGIPRIKDEHASSAYAEDGIVQRAVSSLRREFSSDELTIITDVCTCQYTTHGHCGLINGNRVDNDSTLDVLARIAVSHAYAGADIVAPSAMMDGQVRAIRDALDDNGFKDVLIMSYSAKYSSSLYAPFRSAADSAPRFGDRKSYQLYYANTREAMREIEQDILEGVDIIMVKPAIGYLDIIRLARDTFKHPLAAYSVSGEYALVKAAAMQGLIDEDAVIMELLTCIRRAGADIIITYFAKRAAEIMNGKVNR; this is encoded by the coding sequence ATGACTTCAAGCATAGCATTCCCATCTAGTAGGTTGAGGAGGTTGAGGAGGAGTAGTGTGATAAGGAGCATGCTTATGGAGAGCAGGATAAACCTAGATAGCCTTGTATACCCTGTATTCGTGCAAGAGGGTATAGAGGATAAGGAGCCTATCCAATCAATGCCAGGATTAAGCAGGCTCCCATTATCCATGCTCAACCATGAAGTGAGACACCTCATCGAGTTAGGGGTAAGAGCAGTACTACTATTTGGCATCCCAAGAATCAAGGATGAGCATGCATCATCTGCATATGCTGAGGATGGGATAGTACAGAGGGCAGTATCATCATTAAGGAGGGAGTTCAGTAGTGATGAACTTACAATAATCACAGATGTATGCACATGCCAGTACACAACACATGGGCACTGTGGTCTTATAAATGGAAATAGAGTAGATAACGATAGTACCCTTGATGTTCTTGCAAGGATAGCAGTCAGCCATGCCTATGCTGGTGCAGATATAGTTGCTCCATCAGCCATGATGGATGGTCAGGTTAGAGCAATAAGGGATGCACTTGACGATAATGGATTCAAGGATGTCCTCATAATGTCATATTCAGCAAAGTACTCCTCCTCCCTCTATGCACCATTTAGAAGTGCAGCAGATTCAGCACCAAGGTTTGGGGATCGTAAGAGTTACCAACTCTACTATGCAAATACTAGGGAAGCAATGAGGGAGATTGAGCAGGATATACTTGAGGGTGTTGATATAATAATGGTTAAGCCAGCGATAGGATATCTGGATATAATAAGGCTTGCTAGAGATACGTTCAAGCATCCATTGGCAGCGTATAGCGTCTCTGGAGAGTATGCATTGGTGAAGGCAGCAGCCATGCAAGGGTTGATAGATGAGGATGCTGTTATTATGGAGTTGCTAACATGCATAAGACGTGCTGGTGCAGATATTATAATAACATACTTTGCAAAGAGAGCAGCAGAGATAATGAATGGTAAAGTGAATAGATAG
- a CDS encoding precorrin-2 dehydrogenase/sirohydrochlorin ferrochelatase family protein has translation MINLIVDLNIQGKSVLVIGAGVEGTRKVKALLGQGCKSITVVSNRFNRSLLNLARDGSIKLVKRSIKDPSILDEFEKPFLVMAATNDKALNRGIVERAKSMGILAYAADDPAISDFIHPAVINIHDTLFIAISTRGSSPAMARMLRIKAERVLKRLIREEDIEMIRLADYARSIAMKHISDIHARKDYIYSVIRDREIVDMLKGKRLEEARARALALLSSYGGSVR, from the coding sequence ATGATCAACTTGATAGTTGACCTCAACATACAGGGCAAGAGTGTTCTGGTTATAGGTGCTGGTGTTGAGGGTACTAGAAAGGTTAAGGCACTTCTAGGGCAGGGATGCAAGAGCATAACTGTAGTAAGCAATAGGTTCAACAGATCCCTGCTGAATCTTGCTAGAGATGGTAGTATAAAGTTGGTGAAGAGGAGCATCAAGGATCCATCCATACTTGATGAGTTTGAGAAACCATTCTTGGTTATGGCAGCAACCAACGATAAAGCATTGAATAGAGGTATAGTGGAGAGGGCAAAGTCCATGGGTATACTTGCATATGCTGCAGATGACCCAGCAATAAGCGATTTCATCCATCCTGCTGTTATCAACATCCATGATACACTCTTCATCGCAATATCAACTAGAGGGAGTAGCCCAGCTATGGCTAGAATGCTAAGGATAAAGGCTGAGAGGGTACTCAAGAGGCTTATAAGAGAGGAGGATATAGAGATGATAAGACTTGCAGATTATGCAAGGAGCATTGCTATGAAGCATATAAGCGATATCCATGCTAGAAAGGATTACATATACTCAGTAATAAGGGATAGAGAGATAGTAGATATGCTCAAGGGTAAGAGGCTGGAGGAGGCTAGAGCAAGAGCATTAGCCCTTCTTAGCAGTTATGGAGGTAGCGTTAGATGA
- a CDS encoding aspartate aminotransferase family protein — MSRGRGMDKSIKLFERASKHMVKGVNSPIRYFEPYPFFVKRARGCRVYDVDGNSYIDYCMGYGALLLGHAFKDVIDDVRAQLSKGSLYCMPTEHEVELTELLNRCIPCAETIRLVNTGMEATYHAIRIARAYTKRRKIIKFDGCYHGSHDYTLVKSYASVDEMLSSAMLEGVASNTIILPYNDIDAIKDAMQKIGDDVAAIIVEPVMANAGLIPPSNGFLETLSSVCREHGSLLIFDEVVTGFRLALGGAQEYYNIKPDIATFAKAMANGFAIACIAGRRDVMSMLAPEGRLYQGSTFAGNPVCVTAAIATIRYLMRHRSIYRLMEKRCNELVSMMSDMVRDNGIEARINSIASMLQIFFTSNEVRDYATAKLSNTTLFKSYFKELLKQGVFIPPSQFEVCFLSLAHDDTIIRSTGEKIGRVLSILARELSKRVEVTSRE, encoded by the coding sequence ATGAGTAGAGGTAGAGGGATGGATAAGAGCATCAAACTATTCGAGAGAGCATCCAAGCATATGGTTAAAGGTGTTAATAGCCCAATAAGGTACTTTGAACCATATCCTTTCTTTGTTAAACGTGCTAGAGGATGCAGGGTTTATGATGTTGATGGCAACTCCTATATAGACTACTGCATGGGCTATGGTGCATTACTGCTTGGGCATGCATTCAAGGATGTGATAGATGATGTTAGGGCACAACTCTCAAAGGGTTCCCTATACTGTATGCCAACTGAGCATGAGGTTGAGCTTACTGAACTACTCAACAGATGCATACCATGTGCAGAGACCATAAGGCTTGTCAATACAGGTATGGAGGCTACGTACCATGCTATAAGGATAGCAAGGGCATATACAAAGAGGAGGAAGATAATCAAGTTCGATGGCTGCTATCATGGCTCCCATGACTATACACTTGTTAAATCATATGCAAGTGTGGATGAGATGCTCTCTTCTGCTATGCTTGAGGGTGTTGCAAGCAACACAATCATCCTACCATACAATGATATAGATGCCATCAAGGATGCTATGCAGAAGATAGGGGATGATGTTGCTGCCATAATAGTAGAGCCAGTTATGGCCAATGCTGGATTAATACCTCCATCCAATGGATTCCTTGAGACCCTCAGCAGTGTCTGCAGGGAGCATGGTTCACTACTTATATTTGATGAGGTTGTTACAGGGTTCAGGTTAGCCTTGGGAGGGGCTCAGGAGTACTATAACATCAAGCCAGATATAGCAACATTTGCAAAGGCAATGGCAAATGGATTTGCAATAGCATGTATTGCAGGGAGAAGGGATGTTATGAGTATGCTTGCACCAGAGGGTAGGCTCTACCAAGGGAGCACATTTGCTGGCAACCCTGTATGTGTTACAGCAGCAATAGCAACTATAAGGTATCTGATGAGGCATAGATCAATATACAGGTTGATGGAGAAGAGATGCAATGAACTTGTAAGTATGATGAGTGATATGGTTAGGGATAATGGGATTGAGGCAAGGATCAACTCAATAGCATCAATGCTTCAGATATTCTTTACAAGCAATGAGGTTAGAGATTATGCTACTGCTAAACTATCAAACACAACGCTATTCAAATCCTACTTTAAGGAACTCCTGAAGCAAGGGGTATTCATACCACCATCACAGTTCGAGGTATGCTTCCTCTCACTTGCACATGATGATACCATCATAAGGAGTACAGGGGAGAAGATAGGTAGAGTATTGAGTATATTAGCAAGGGAGTTGAGCAAAAGGGTTGAGGTTACTAGTAGGGAGTAG
- the hemC gene encoding hydroxymethylbilane synthase, with the protein MRLLVGSRGSRLSLVQTEHVISLLKHVDSSIEFEIVTIKTKGDMDARPLYTIDGKGVFEKEVDQAVLSGSVHLAVHSMKDVPSDLHEDLVIAAVPKRDSPYDMLISKGQGYSLTSLPSKSVIGTSSLRRLVQLKRVRGDLVVKPIRGNVDTRIGKMLNGEYDAVVLAEAGLSRLGLGSGSGLRPYFVERLSKDIMMPAPGQGALAVVVRKDSNDLIRLLKGIEDIASRAEIEAERVLLREMNAGCRMPLGALARAYPSGLLTLEACIISADGRDVVRASASSSIADAEGLGAMVARSLLEQGARRISEEWRSTVEHSNASI; encoded by the coding sequence TTGAGGTTACTAGTAGGGAGTAGAGGGAGCAGACTCTCATTGGTGCAGACTGAGCATGTTATATCACTCCTTAAGCATGTAGATAGCAGTATAGAGTTTGAGATAGTTACTATAAAGACCAAAGGCGATATGGATGCTAGACCACTCTACACTATAGATGGTAAGGGTGTATTTGAGAAGGAGGTTGATCAGGCAGTGCTCTCTGGCAGTGTGCATCTTGCTGTCCATAGCATGAAGGATGTACCATCAGATCTGCATGAGGATCTTGTGATAGCAGCAGTACCAAAGAGGGATAGTCCATATGATATGCTGATAAGCAAGGGTCAAGGCTATAGCCTTACAAGCCTCCCAAGCAAGAGTGTTATAGGCACCAGTAGTCTAAGAAGGCTTGTACAGCTCAAGAGGGTTAGAGGTGATCTTGTAGTGAAGCCAATAAGGGGTAATGTGGATACAAGGATAGGGAAGATGCTTAATGGGGAGTATGATGCAGTAGTGCTTGCAGAGGCTGGACTATCAAGGCTAGGGCTAGGATCAGGGTCAGGGCTAAGGCCTTACTTCGTTGAGAGGCTTAGCAAGGATATAATGATGCCAGCCCCAGGACAGGGTGCACTTGCAGTAGTTGTAAGGAAGGATAGCAATGATCTTATCAGGTTGTTGAAGGGTATAGAGGATATAGCATCTAGAGCAGAGATAGAGGCTGAGAGGGTATTGTTAAGGGAGATGAATGCTGGGTGTAGGATGCCTCTAGGCGCACTTGCAAGAGCATATCCATCAGGCCTTCTAACATTAGAGGCATGTATAATCTCTGCAGATGGTAGAGATGTTGTAAGGGCATCTGCATCATCAAGCATTGCTGATGCAGAGGGATTAGGAGCAATGGTTGCAAGATCCCTGTTAGAGCAAGGAGCAAGGAGAATATCTGAGGAGTGGAGATCAACTGTTGAGCATAGCAATGCTAGCATCTAG
- the hemA gene encoding glutamyl-tRNA reductase, translating to MMNILNARVTYRQIPIHMLERFTFKDTSSIYRMKDKHGFDELLILQTCNRVEVYAASSKVDDPSSLLDIWHEYLNLDREVLEKSVELSKGKDAILHLFRLASGLDSLVVGEDQILGQVKRALENARKSNGVDSYLSMLFEKAVRVGSKVRASTNINKGSISYGSIAVKLAEEHLHGLYGRRIMLIGSGEAASMVAKPLLNKGIEFIVTSRTMERARAFSERVGGKPMEFDHAMSELDKVDALFIATTAPYWLITYEKMVEVMEGKRKRGMNNMDGGVEHAPSAYSLLLLDLSNPSTVEPRVDSIDGIKVIRFDEISSMVERNIGARMKEVSEAERIVREEVNAMEARLRRFEVEPIIDSLFRSVDRIRQRELEKALSMLNLDEYSKQVVEQMSYAIVESILSIPMDELRKASENGDVEFIRTASRLFKYGHGLEEQYNHTR from the coding sequence ATGATGAACATCCTAAACGCTAGGGTAACATACAGGCAAATACCTATACACATGCTTGAGCGCTTCACATTCAAGGATACATCATCCATATACAGGATGAAGGATAAGCATGGGTTCGATGAACTGCTCATCCTCCAGACATGCAACAGGGTAGAGGTGTATGCAGCAAGCAGTAAGGTTGATGATCCATCATCCTTGCTAGATATCTGGCATGAGTATCTTAACCTTGATAGAGAAGTGCTGGAGAAGAGTGTTGAGTTGAGCAAAGGCAAGGATGCTATACTTCATCTCTTCAGGCTTGCATCTGGTCTTGACTCACTCGTAGTTGGAGAGGATCAGATACTTGGACAGGTGAAGCGTGCACTAGAGAATGCTAGGAAGAGTAATGGGGTTGACTCATACCTTAGCATGCTATTTGAGAAGGCAGTTAGGGTTGGTAGCAAGGTTAGGGCAAGCACAAACATAAACAAGGGCAGTATCTCCTATGGCTCTATAGCAGTTAAACTTGCAGAGGAGCATCTCCATGGGCTTTATGGTAGGAGGATAATGCTAATAGGCTCTGGTGAGGCAGCAAGCATGGTAGCAAAGCCCCTCTTGAATAAGGGTATTGAGTTCATAGTTACCAGTAGAACCATGGAGAGGGCAAGGGCATTCTCTGAGAGGGTTGGAGGCAAGCCTATGGAGTTTGATCATGCTATGAGTGAGTTGGATAAAGTAGATGCACTATTCATTGCTACTACAGCACCGTACTGGCTTATAACATATGAGAAGATGGTAGAGGTTATGGAGGGGAAGAGGAAGAGGGGTATGAACAATATGGATGGAGGGGTTGAGCATGCACCATCTGCATATTCCCTTCTCCTACTAGACCTCTCAAACCCAAGCACAGTAGAGCCTAGGGTAGATAGCATAGATGGTATAAAGGTGATAAGGTTTGATGAGATATCGAGCATGGTTGAGAGGAATATAGGTGCAAGGATGAAGGAGGTTAGTGAGGCTGAGCGTATAGTTAGGGAAGAGGTTAATGCTATGGAGGCTAGGTTGAGGAGGTTTGAGGTAGAACCAATAATAGACTCACTCTTCAGGAGTGTTGATAGGATAAGGCAGAGAGAGTTGGAGAAGGCATTGAGTATGCTCAACCTTGATGAGTATAGTAAGCAAGTAGTTGAGCAGATGAGTTATGCAATAGTTGAGAGCATCCTATCCATACCTATGGATGAGTTGAGGAAGGCATCAGAGAATGGGGATGTTGAGTTTATAAGAACTGCAAGTAGGTTATTCAAGTATGGGCATGGTTTGGAGGAGCAGTATAACCATACAAGGTGA
- a CDS encoding uroporphyrinogen-III synthase, with protein MQKIILLTRDRIEVREGEESNASSSNKIKSIIAELEGKGFNLMLHKTIDVVRDEEKVINALKRFISSEYDFIVFMSVSAVRFIIDAIHASGLEPSILNDRCYVIAVGPSTRDELVKSGVRVDLIPPRYSSYGLIELFRSIKDDPRHGGKVRVFIPRSREASTLLADALTSLGFRVDEEHIYRVVPSRHDGWKKVAEYIANGSLHHIIFTSSSSVNAFFTIINEYSKDDAVDAILKNGTRIVAIGPLTADTLRAYGLNPYVADEHTVQGTLELLLKIVEDVEDNP; from the coding sequence ATGCAGAAGATCATACTACTCACAAGGGATAGGATAGAGGTGAGAGAGGGTGAAGAGAGTAATGCTAGCAGTAGCAATAAGATTAAGAGCATAATTGCAGAGTTGGAGGGGAAGGGGTTCAATCTCATGCTTCATAAGACCATAGATGTTGTAAGGGATGAGGAGAAGGTCATCAATGCATTGAAGAGGTTCATATCATCAGAGTATGACTTTATAGTATTCATGAGTGTTAGTGCTGTTAGGTTCATCATTGATGCTATACATGCTAGTGGTCTTGAGCCTAGCATACTTAATGATAGATGTTATGTTATTGCAGTAGGTCCAAGCACTAGGGATGAGTTGGTTAAGAGTGGTGTAAGGGTAGACCTCATCCCTCCAAGATACTCATCCTATGGTCTCATAGAACTCTTCAGATCTATCAAGGATGATCCTAGGCATGGTGGTAAGGTTAGGGTATTCATACCAAGGAGTAGAGAGGCAAGCACCCTCCTTGCTGATGCTTTAACCTCTCTTGGCTTCAGGGTTGATGAGGAGCATATATACAGGGTAGTGCCAAGCAGGCATGATGGATGGAAGAAGGTTGCAGAGTACATTGCAAATGGAAGTTTACATCATATAATCTTCACTAGCTCATCATCTGTTAATGCATTCTTCACCATCATTAACGAGTATAGCAAGGACGATGCTGTAGATGCTATCTTGAAGAATGGTACTCGCATAGTTGCCATAGGACCATTAACAGCAGATACACTTAGAGCATATGGTCTTAATCCTTATGTTGCTGATGAGCATACGGTACAGGGTACACTTGAATTATTACTGAAGATTGTAGAAGATGTTGAAGATAATCCATAA